From Ndongobacter massiliensis:
GTCATTGTAGTAAACCATGCCAGGTTTTGCCCCTTTTGCCTTATAGACATTCTTCTTTTCCGTGCAGTCGACAGCGACAAAGGACTCTTCACCGGCGGCAGAATAGGCAGCTGCAAGCTGCGCTGCAAATAGAATATCCGCTTCGGTGGGAGACTTGTGCTCCGTGCGCAGAATTACATGGGCGCCGGGTATGTCTTTTGCGTGCAAAAAGAAATCGTCTTTATCCGCGACACGCAGTGTCAAACGATCGTTTTGACGATTGTTGCGCCCCACAAGTACGCGCAGCCCCGAAGGCGAAGTAAATACCAAAGGCGTGGAAGGTGCCGGCATCTTCGCCTTTTTTTTCTTTTTTCGTTTTCGCGGCAGCAGTTTTTGCGCTTGAAGTTCTTCGCGAATTTCTTCGAGAACGTCTTCTTGGTCAGCCCGACGAATGCTGTCCAATACCTGTCCCAAGTAGCGGATTTCCTCTTCTAAAACAGGCAGGTACTTTTCTAAAATTTGTCGAGAACGCTTGAGTTTGGAGTGCTTTTTGTATTTTGCCTGTACATTTTCCCAGGCGTTTTTTTTCGGGTCGAGTGTAATGGTACGCTTCCCGCCGCAAATAAAATCTTCCACTTCGACAGTGTGCTGTCCGCGCGTCAATAAATGCACGGATGTGGCAAGCAGATCTCCTTCTTCCCGGAAGCGTTCCGCATCTTCCGTTTTTTGGTAGTCCGCCCTGCGGTCCGCTTGTTTTTTCAATTTTTTATCAAGCACCGCTTGTGTCGTGTTCAGGAGTGTTTGTCGGCGCTGGCCAATGCGATCCGTTCTTCGGTCAATGAGAGAATACGCATCAATGGCAGCGCTGATGGAGTCAAAAGTGCGAATCGGCGCGCCGAGATGCTGCAAAGACAAGGAATAAAATTCGTCCCGCCTTCCGTGGTAAAGTGCCGGGGAAAAATCGTTCTTCCGAATCGCCTGCTGCACGGAATCAAATGCCTGCCAAAGTGTCTCCCGTTCCGTCTCCGTCAAAGAGTCAAGTGTTCGGTCGGAGTCCAATGCGGCGCGAAAACAAATTTCCTGCCCGATCAGCGGAGAAAAGCCCGTAAAGTTTTGATAAAAGAGGCGGAAAAGAGCGCCGTTTCCCGGTAATGTTTCGAGCTCTTCGCGCGTCGCGAGCGGTTGTTTCGTAATATCGCGCTTTCCGGAAGGAATGGCGTTATAGGCAATGCCCGGATAGATCTGTCGCACGCGGCTCATATCGCGAGATACGCGTTGAATCGCATCCAGCACGTGATTCCTTTCATTCAGCAAAATAAGATTGGAATATTTTCCCATAATTTCCGCAACCAACGTGCGCTCCACCGGATCGCCGAGTTCATTGCGTGCGGAAAAGACAAAGGAAACCGTACGGTCCAATCCTTTCTGCTCAATACGTTCCAGCCGCGCACTTGTCAAATGTTTGCGCAGGAGCATGCAAAAATTGGGCGGCGTCTGCGGATTTTCGTATTTTTGTTCACTCAAGTGAAAACGGGCGCTCTGTGCGTCGGCGGATAAAAAAAGCTGCCAATTCGCACCATTTCCATAGATTTGAAAAGTAATCTGTTTTTCGCCAATTTGGTTGACTTTTTTTACTACAC
This genomic window contains:
- a CDS encoding NFACT family protein, with amino-acid sequence MTFDGITTRSVIEELQRSIVGGVVKKVNQIGEKQITFQIYGNGANWQLFLSADAQSARFHLSEQKYENPQTPPNFCMLLRKHLTSARLERIEQKGLDRTVSFVFSARNELGDPVERTLVAEIMGKYSNLILLNERNHVLDAIQRVSRDMSRVRQIYPGIAYNAIPSGKRDITKQPLATREELETLPGNGALFRLFYQNFTGFSPLIGQEICFRAALDSDRTLDSLTETERETLWQAFDSVQQAIRKNDFSPALYHGRRDEFYSLSLQHLGAPIRTFDSISAAIDAYSLIDRRTDRIGQRRQTLLNTTQAVLDKKLKKQADRRADYQKTEDAERFREEGDLLATSVHLLTRGQHTVEVEDFICGGKRTITLDPKKNAWENVQAKYKKHSKLKRSRQILEKYLPVLEEEIRYLGQVLDSIRRADQEDVLEEIREELQAQKLLPRKRKKKKKAKMPAPSTPLVFTSPSGLRVLVGRNNRQNDRLTLRVADKDDFFLHAKDIPGAHVILRTEHKSPTEADILFAAQLAAAYSAAGEESFVAVDCTEKKNVYKAKGAKPGMVYYNDYRTLRVQPSRAEDKRMKE